Within the Balnearium lithotrophicum genome, the region AGGTCTCCCAAGACCAATGCACATGTTGAAAGGTTCATACAGACGGTGGAGAAGGAACTGTGGATGATAGAAGGGACTGAGCCGACAGTTGATGAAATGAACAGGAAACTATTTAGGTATCTAAGCTTTTACAACTTCGTTAGGCCTCATCAAGGTCTTGGTTATAAGACTCCAGTAGAGAAGTTTGAGGAATATATTAAAAAACTCCAGGGTGTCCACCATGTATTGAACGAGAACATTCGCTTGTCTTATCAACAACAATGCCGTATAGATTCTTAGGAAGAACAATGATGTTGGAAACTATTTCACATGGACTTAACTTTTCAAGGATTTTCTCAGCTTCTTTATTTTCTTTACCATATATGAGCAGGAGAAGTTCCAATTTTAATTTTTCTTCTTGAGGTAAACTATCTATCTCCTTTGAAAGTTCATCAACGGATTTTACTCCTAAGTGAGAAATGACATTCTCTAAAGTCTCTGAAAATGCCGAATTTTCAAAATTCAAAAAGTAGAAAAGAAAGAAAATAAAGAAGAGCAAAAGCCTCATTTCCTACTCCAACGTCTAAGAATTTTTGGAATTTTACAAAATTAGATACCAGAGGACAGCTCTTCAATAATCTCTTCAATATCTTTAGTAGTTACTTCCTTTCTTGTTGAAAAATCCTCTATTCTTCCCGATAACCAGAAGAGATATTTTGCACTTTTAAAGTTTTTAGAGATTCCCTTTCTCATTACCGGTCTAAAGTATCCTATAGGTCTACTCCAAATAGTTACATCATCGGAGCTACACTTTTCACATCTTGTTTTTCTTCCTACCATCTTGTGACCACAGTTGTTGCACGTTGTCAAAAAGGGAGTTTTTGTTAGATACTGAATCGGAAAGTTTCTTATGATACTAAATATCAACTTCTCCTGCTCATCCGGATTCATCTCTTCAGCGGTGAAAAGGTGCATAATACTTCCACCGGTAGCGTAGGACTGAAAGTGAGAATTAACATCTATCTGTTTTAAAAGGTCTCCTTCCTGAAACGGTGCTTGAAATCCGGAGGTAAGGAAAACTCTTCCTGAGTCTACATCCCCATTCACGTAAATTTTTGGTTTAACTTTCACCTTCACTTCCAACCTCCACAAGTTCAAAGATTTTTTCCTCAAACTTTGAAACAGCCCTTCTTATGAATTCGTTAAGCTTACTATCCTTGGATAAATCCAAGCTTCTATTTCCATTCATAGCCTCTGAGAGTAGATATGCAAAGGATACATCCTTTTGAGCCATTTTACAGGCAGCATTTTCACTGGGAGCATACTCCAATGAATAGAGGACCCCATCCCTTTTCATAAAGTAGTGAAGCTTCTCGTACAAGTACTGAGCTATCTGGTGGGCATACTCCTTTGCCTCATCGTTAAAGAGTCCTCCCTTAAAACCAGCATTAATCATACCTTCGTGGACTCCAACAACGGAAAAGATGTTGAAGAGGGATTTATCGTCCTTTTGATAAAAGGACAAGTAGGGAAATAAATCCTTCCAATGTTCTTGGAGCCACTTTCTCTTCCTTTGAAGAGCTCTCGCTCCCACTTCCATCAGGTAATCAATCATTTCCTTTAATAATTGGAAATCATCCTTCGCCAAAAAGAGAAGCCTGTTCATATTTATTGCATAAACCCCGATTCCTCCTACACCGCTTCCAGAGTGAAAGGGATTTGAGCCAGTAACAGCTTCAACTTGAGAGATATCAAAGAGCATTCTACAGCAGTTGGAGTATATCATTCCTTCGTCAAAAGGTTTTATATAGGGATTCTTTTCCTTATAAATAGAGGGCTTTTCAAAGGGTTCTTTTAAATAGTTCTGTACGTAAAATCCCCCGAAGTACTCACTCTCCTTCAGAAGGAGCTTCCAAGCTGGGTTGTTCTTGTCAAAGTTTTCAGTAATGTTCACTGTTATTAGTGGAAATGTAAAGGGATTTCCGTCAGCATCTCCCCTCTTCATTGCTCTTATGAAGGCAGTGTTAATTCTGTCAAAGTAGTGGGAAGGGATTTGACTGTATGTAATATCAAGGAACTTTCCAGCATAAACTACAGGTTCGTTTGCCAATCTACTGTTGGGCTTTCCAAAGTCCAGTGTAATGTTTGAAAAGGGAGAATTTCCACTTCTAAAAGGTAGATTAATGTTGTAGAGAAACTCCTGCCAAAGGTTTTCAAGGTCGTAATCTGAATAGCTCTTCTTTCCTACTTTTTCGAGGTAGAAGAGATAACCTGCTGCAACTGTCGATAGGTCATTTAGGGAAGTTGCTCCCGAAACTTCCTGGGCGACGAGACAGATTAAATTTGCACACTGCATAAATAGAGTTTCAAGTCTTTTAGGGGGAGCAGCTCTCCTTTCATTTTTTGCATTGCTTTGGAGTCCATAAAAAGCAATGTCCTTTGCCGATAATCCTATACAGTAAGCTGAAAGTCTGTAGGTTTGATGATGGTAGGACCAGCCCTCTTCGTGGTGAATCCTTACAGGTAAACCCTCATATACAACATCAAACAGGTAATCCTTCATTACCTCACCGACAACTACGTGCTCTAAAACGGGAACACCCCTTACAAAGTTTGCATTGTTCCTTGAAACATCGTCGTTTGCTATAAAGAGGTCAATGAGTCT harbors:
- a CDS encoding integrase core domain-containing protein, which translates into the protein RSPKTNAHVERFIQTVEKELWMIEGTEPTVDEMNRKLFRYLSFYNFVRPHQGLGYKTPVEKFEEYIKKLQGVHHVLNENIRLSYQQQCRIDS
- the nrdD gene encoding anaerobic ribonucleoside-triphosphate reductase; its protein translation is MKVKVKPKIYVNGDVDSGRVFLTSGFQAPFQEGDLLKQIDVNSHFQSYATGGSIMHLFTAEEMNPDEQEKLIFSIIRNFPIQYLTKTPFLTTCNNCGHKMVGRKTRCEKCSSDDVTIWSRPIGYFRPVMRKGISKNFKSAKYLFWLSGRIEDFSTRKEVTTKDIEEIIEELSSGI
- the nrdD gene encoding anaerobic ribonucleoside-triphosphate reductase, which produces MANKYFRLIDLFIANDDVSRNNANFVRGVPVLEHVVVGEVMKDYLFDVVYEGLPVRIHHEEGWSYHHQTYRLSAYCIGLSAKDIAFYGLQSNAKNERRAAPPKRLETLFMQCANLICLVAQEVSGATSLNDLSTVAAGYLFYLEKVGKKSYSDYDLENLWQEFLYNINLPFRSGNSPFSNITLDFGKPNSRLANEPVVYAGKFLDITYSQIPSHYFDRINTAFIRAMKRGDADGNPFTFPLITVNITENFDKNNPAWKLLLKESEYFGGFYVQNYLKEPFEKPSIYKEKNPYIKPFDEGMIYSNCCRMLFDISQVEAVTGSNPFHSGSGVGGIGVYAINMNRLLFLAKDDFQLLKEMIDYLMEVGARALQRKRKWLQEHWKDLFPYLSFYQKDDKSLFNIFSVVGVHEGMINAGFKGGLFNDEAKEYAHQIAQYLYEKLHYFMKRDGVLYSLEYAPSENAACKMAQKDVSFAYLLSEAMNGNRSLDLSKDSKLNEFIRRAVSKFEEKIFELVEVGSEGES